In a single window of the Pseudogemmatithrix spongiicola genome:
- a CDS encoding D-alanine--D-alanine ligase: MKILVLLGGSSAEREVSLSSGTRVAAALRERGHQVTEADPHPDPFAVLSAAKAADVTWLALHGGAGEDGTIQALLDLAGIRYTGSGVLGSALAMDKDLSKRLFRAAGVPTAEWRMLDAATQVRWREPAYAAETFAALGPKVVVKPSKQGSTVGLSIIEDPSALPAAIALAFEHDDEVMLEAFVPGRELTVGVLGGTALPVGEIIPKHDIYDYECKYTPGMAEELFPAPIPDAVRDEVQRLALQAYAALKLRGCARVDFRYDPSGRLFCLEANTLPGMTGTSLVPQAAQAAGIGFPELCERIALEAVRG, encoded by the coding sequence GTGAAGATCCTGGTCTTGCTCGGCGGGAGTTCGGCGGAACGCGAGGTGTCGCTTTCGAGCGGCACGCGCGTCGCCGCGGCACTGCGGGAGCGCGGGCATCAGGTGACGGAGGCGGATCCGCATCCGGATCCCTTTGCGGTGCTGTCCGCGGCGAAGGCTGCGGACGTGACGTGGCTGGCCCTCCATGGCGGCGCCGGAGAGGACGGGACCATCCAGGCCCTGCTCGACCTCGCCGGGATCCGCTACACGGGAAGCGGCGTGTTGGGCAGCGCGCTCGCGATGGACAAGGACCTCTCGAAGCGACTCTTCCGCGCCGCCGGGGTGCCGACGGCGGAGTGGCGGATGCTCGATGCGGCGACGCAGGTCCGCTGGCGGGAACCTGCATACGCCGCCGAGACGTTCGCCGCGCTGGGGCCGAAGGTGGTGGTGAAGCCGTCGAAGCAGGGCTCGACGGTGGGTCTGTCGATCATCGAGGACCCGTCGGCCCTGCCGGCGGCGATCGCGCTGGCCTTCGAGCACGACGATGAAGTCATGCTGGAAGCCTTCGTGCCGGGCCGGGAGCTGACCGTGGGGGTGCTGGGGGGGACGGCCCTGCCAGTTGGCGAAATCATCCCCAAGCACGACATTTACGACTACGAGTGCAAGTACACGCCGGGGATGGCGGAGGAGCTGTTTCCGGCGCCGATTCCCGATGCGGTTCGCGACGAGGTGCAGCGGTTGGCGCTCCAGGCCTACGCTGCGTTGAAGCTTCGGGGCTGCGCGCGCGTGGATTTTCGCTATGACCCGAGTGGCCGCCTGTTCTGCCTCGAGGCGAACACGTTGCCGGGGATGACGGGCACGAGCTTGGTCCCACAGGCCGCACAGGCGGCGGGGATCGGGTTTCCCGAACTGTGTGAACGCATCGCGCTCGAAGCCGTGCGCGGGTAA